The Argentina anserina chromosome 3, drPotAnse1.1, whole genome shotgun sequence genome includes a region encoding these proteins:
- the LOC126788472 gene encoding DNA polymerase zeta processivity subunit encodes MERKDNQSPRDETARILVEFLEVAITSIVFLKGIYPPGTFERRKYMNLVVHRARHPELRDYIHSAVYGLLPFIKKGLVERVAVIFFNSDNNPIERFMFKLAVDQSCGSNIGEADLEFSLRSFFIKLPVIESVTRVLPQDCRWEITAYFQSLPEESSSKNEELWIPTDTKQWQQPPLITPIKSMSSQPLAVQLYLEHPSISEPKP; translated from the exons ATGGAGCGCAAAGACAATCAGTCTCCTCGAG ATGAAACCGCTCGGATTCTGGTCGAGTTCCTGGAGGTGGCAATCACTTCAATCGTTTTCCTCAAAGGAATCTACCCTCCTG GTACTTTTGAGAGAAGGAAGTATATGAACTTGGTGGTTCATAGAGCTCGGCACCCTGAGCTGAGGGATTATATCCATTCTGCTGTCTATGGACTTCTTCCTTTTATCAAAAAG GGTCTGGTGGAGAGAGTAGCAGTTATTTTCTTCAACAGTGACAACAACCCTATAGAAAGATTTATGTTTAAGCTCGCCGTGGATCAGTCTTGTGGCTCAAACATTGGAGAAGCTGACCTGGAGTTCTCACTTAGGTCATTCTTTATCAAGCTTCCTGTCATAGAATCCGTTACTAGGGTTCTTCCCCAGG ATTGCAGGTGGGAGATAACGGCGTATTTTCAATCCCTTCCTGAGGAAAGCTCAAGTAAAAATGAAGAGTTGTGGATTCCAACAGACACGAAGCAGTGGCAGCAACCTCCTCTAATAACCCCTATTAAGTCAATGAGTAGTCAACCTCTCGCGGTGCAATTGTATTTAGAACATCCAAGTATATCAGAACCAAAGCCTTGA
- the LOC126788469 gene encoding probable BOI-related E3 ubiquitin-protein ligase 3, whose translation MAVEARHLSPFPSQQQLFYNNSEIMNPVQGNVYGSQIGYGVPVMTGGLASTEALLPSYNNSMMNDIMLPKTTPCAAAMQSDSGLTYNVPISTTLPRKRSRVDPNPNLFTYPTAPASHHYKTNNSSDSFSFLGEDISLQIQQQQFDIDRLISQHMEKVRVEVEERRKRQARRIMESIEMGMMKRLRAKQVEIEKIGKMNWALEEKVKSLCIENQIWRDLAQTNEATANALRTNLEQVLAQIKEGPNHHHQINNDNNQNDAAADDAQSCCGSSGNDNDEVAGWRAVGEESGSGTSSRSRWCRNCGKEESCVLLLPCRHLCLCTVCGSSLHTCPVCKSNKNASVHVNMS comes from the exons ATGGCCGTTGAAGCTCGGCACCTCAGTCCCTTCCCCTCTCAACAACAACTCTTCTATAACAACAG CGAAATCATGAACCCGGTTCAGGGTAACGTGTACGGTTCTCAGATTGGTTACGGCGTGCCAGTGATGACCGGCGGTTTGGCGTCGACGGAGGCGCTACTTCCGTCGTATAATAACTCCATGATGAACGACATAATGCTTCCGAAAACGACGCCGTGCGCGGCGGCGATGCAGTCGGACAGCGGGCTCACATACAACGTCCCCATCAGTACTACTCTCCCAAGAAAGCGCTCCCGGGTCGACCCAAACCCGAATCTGTTCACCTACCCGACTGCTCCGGCCAGCCATCACTACAAGACAAACAACAGCAGCGACTCATTCTCGTTTCTCGGCGAGGACATCTCTCTGCAAATCCAGCAGCAGCAGTTCGACATCGACCGCCTCATTTCGCAACAC ATGGAGAAAGTGAGGGTGGAGGTAGAAGAGAGGCGAAAGAGGCAAGCGAGGAGGATAATGGAGTCGATAGAAATGGGGATGATGAAGCGGCTGAGAGCGAAACAAGTGGAGATCGAGAAAATCGGGAAGATGAATTGGGCTCTGGAGGAGAAGGTGAAATCTCTTTGCATAGAGAATCAAATATGGCGCGATTTGGCGCAGACCAACGAGGCCACCGCCAATGCTCTCCGGACCAATCTCGAACAAGTCCTGGCCCAGATCAAAGAGGGGCCcaatcaccaccaccaaatcAACAACGACAACAACCAAAACGACGCCGCCGCGGACGACGCGCAGTCGTGCTGCGGGAGCAGCGGGAACGACAACGACGAGGTGGCGGGGTGGCGGGCGGTGGGAGAGGAAAGCGGGTCGGGTACAAGTAGTAGGAGTAGGTGGTGCAGGAATTGCGGGAAGGAGGAATCATGTGTGTTGCTGTTGCCGTGTAGGCACCTGTGCTTGTGTACGGTCTGTGGGTCATCCCTCCACACTTGCCCAGTCTGTAAATCCAACAAGAACGCTAGTGTCCATGTTAACATGTCTTAG